The stretch of DNA CGCCTGGCATCACGTGTGCGGAAGTCAACAGACTTTACCTGCTCGACCATTACGAAGCCGGTAACGTTTTTCTCTCTCGAAAGGGCAACGTGGAAGGGGAAGTTCCGGTGCGTCGTGGTGACTGGGCATACAATTGCCATCCCTGTATGCCTATTGAAGAGATCATTGCTGACAACAAGCGCCGGACGACGCCCCTTCTGTTCGTGCCCAGATTGAGGATCGAAACTGATTGCAATCAAATCCCCTTTTCTCGGAACGTACTCTGGCATCTACCAGACCTCTTTGCCGACCGGTTTCCCCCAATCCAGTTCCTTCACCCGATATTCCTTGGGGATGCGCGCGACAAGTCGTCGCAGGCTGTATCGGCCTCGCATCCTTTTGACAGGAGCCAATACAATGGTGCC from Candidatus Binatia bacterium encodes:
- a CDS encoding type II toxin-antitoxin system PemK/MazF family toxin, with protein sequence MPEYVPRKGDLIAISFDPQSGHEQKGRRPALVVSNDLFNRHTGMAIVCPVTTTHRNFPFHVALSREKNVTGFVMVEQVKSVDFRTRDARRIGKASDQLLFEVLSILDACIY
- a CDS encoding AbrB/MazE/SpoVT family DNA-binding domain-containing protein, which translates into the protein MVTKVQKWGNSQGLRLSKRVLEDVKISVGEEVDVVVRDGTIVLAPVKRMRGRYSLRRLVARIPKEYRVKELDWGKPVGKEVW